One Halobaculum roseum DNA segment encodes these proteins:
- a CDS encoding DUF7536 family protein, with protein sequence MSEESRETGDESVPAESRPDRPPIAGLVETLSVKRNVTVGAAVGVALAVAVYAVRALELLGPVGGTREYPVLGPDGYFLLLAFVLASSTTLLVASVLTVVSAVRALREPDTS encoded by the coding sequence GTGAGCGAGGAGTCACGTGAGACCGGCGACGAGTCCGTCCCCGCCGAGTCGCGCCCGGACCGTCCCCCGATCGCCGGGCTGGTGGAGACGCTGTCGGTGAAGCGAAACGTGACCGTCGGGGCGGCCGTCGGCGTCGCGCTCGCGGTCGCCGTGTACGCGGTGCGTGCGCTCGAACTGCTCGGCCCGGTCGGCGGCACCCGCGAGTATCCCGTGTTGGGCCCGGACGGCTACTTCCTGCTGCTCGCGTTCGTGCTCGCGTCGTCGACGACGCTGCTCGTCGCGTCGGTGCTGACCGTCGTCTCCGCGGTTCGCGCGCTTCGCGAACCCGACACCTCCTGA
- a CDS encoding PaaI family thioesterase: MSDDPAHIDDDHVDLLQAFIESHGFLSWLDLTVEELDRGRIVMSVPYDEKLVNPGSPVGSIHGGIAATLVDTASGFALRSTFDEPTTGSLATTDLNVTYLRPATNDLRVEAEVLRAGGSMGFTDTLVSSVAPDGEQKDVAVGRTSYRLFREADRE, encoded by the coding sequence ATGAGCGACGACCCCGCACACATCGACGACGACCACGTCGACCTCTTGCAAGCGTTCATCGAGAGCCACGGCTTCCTCTCGTGGCTCGACCTGACCGTCGAGGAGCTGGACCGCGGCCGCATCGTCATGTCGGTTCCGTACGACGAGAAGCTCGTCAACCCCGGATCGCCGGTGGGCTCGATCCACGGGGGGATCGCGGCGACGCTGGTGGACACCGCCTCCGGGTTCGCCCTGCGGTCGACGTTCGACGAGCCGACGACGGGGTCGCTGGCGACGACCGACCTCAACGTCACGTACCTCCGTCCCGCGACCAACGACCTCCGCGTCGAGGCGGAGGTGTTGCGCGCCGGCGGCTCGATGGGGTTCACCGATACGCTCGTCTCCAGCGTCGCCCCGGACGGCGAGCAGAAGGACGTGGCCGTCGGTCGCACCTCCTACCGGCTGTTCCGGGAGGCCGACCGGGAGTAA
- a CDS encoding potassium channel family protein, which yields MHRDEPVEYEPVSVKAVLAEMKDTAELLIDLSYSAVLHGSPDLAAEVLALESRMDVLQLQARMSVMMAARSPEDVEDLAPVLGVVGAAEKISDAAGDIAKVVLEDVGLPEAMRAALPEAVETLVRVPVADDSPYVGRTLAGINMETETGVRVIAVRRDQATGKARWITNPDRETELRAGDTLILRGFEEGLREVYEAASGDAYESPESPDPAVEDLERAVDSIVLMKNMSELAVDLAYGAVLFDSRGVAEEVAELEAEVDALKSRFEAWTLRAAARVDDPVSLRGLVHLAVATEEISDAAVEISEGVLRGLDAHPVIAEAVEESDEVIVRAVVAAGSELAGSTLGDREVKTATGMRVIAVRRGRRDGSDGDEPADGDVNGRANGDAADGSDDEEDGNGEWIVSPGAETRLRAGDVLIAKGTRAGAERFTAMAGSPEEFDVD from the coding sequence ATGCATCGAGACGAGCCCGTCGAGTACGAGCCGGTGAGCGTGAAGGCCGTGTTGGCCGAGATGAAGGACACCGCGGAGCTGCTCATCGACCTGTCGTACTCGGCGGTGCTCCACGGGAGCCCCGACCTGGCGGCGGAGGTGCTGGCGCTGGAATCCCGGATGGACGTGCTCCAGTTGCAGGCGCGCATGAGCGTGATGATGGCCGCGCGCTCGCCGGAGGACGTGGAGGACCTGGCGCCCGTGTTGGGCGTCGTCGGCGCCGCCGAGAAGATCAGCGACGCCGCCGGCGACATCGCGAAGGTCGTCCTCGAGGACGTCGGGCTCCCCGAGGCGATGCGCGCGGCGCTGCCGGAGGCCGTCGAGACGCTCGTTCGCGTCCCCGTCGCCGACGACTCGCCGTACGTCGGTCGGACCCTCGCCGGCATCAACATGGAGACCGAGACGGGCGTGCGCGTCATCGCCGTCCGCCGCGATCAGGCCACCGGGAAGGCCCGCTGGATCACGAACCCCGACCGCGAGACGGAGCTGCGCGCGGGCGACACGCTGATCCTCCGCGGGTTCGAGGAGGGGCTGCGGGAGGTGTACGAGGCGGCCTCCGGCGACGCGTACGAGTCGCCGGAGTCGCCGGACCCCGCCGTCGAGGACCTCGAGCGCGCCGTCGATTCTATCGTCCTGATGAAGAACATGAGCGAGCTCGCCGTCGACCTGGCGTACGGCGCGGTGCTGTTCGACAGTCGCGGCGTCGCCGAGGAGGTCGCCGAGCTGGAGGCGGAGGTCGACGCGCTGAAGTCGCGCTTCGAGGCGTGGACGCTCCGGGCGGCCGCGCGCGTCGACGACCCGGTCAGCCTCCGCGGGCTCGTCCACCTCGCGGTCGCGACCGAGGAGATCAGCGACGCCGCCGTCGAGATCAGCGAGGGCGTCCTCCGCGGGCTGGACGCCCACCCGGTCATCGCGGAGGCCGTCGAGGAGTCCGACGAGGTGATCGTCCGCGCGGTCGTCGCCGCGGGATCGGAACTCGCGGGCTCGACGCTGGGCGACCGCGAGGTGAAGACCGCGACGGGCATGCGCGTCATCGCCGTCCGCCGCGGTCGCCGGGACGGGAGCGACGGCGACGAGCCCGCCGACGGCGACGTGAACGGCCGAGCGAACGGCGACGCGGCCGACGGATCGGACGACGAGGAGGACGGGAACGGCGAGTGGATCGTCTCGCCGGGGGCCGAGACGCGACTGCGCGCCGGCGACGTGCTCATCGCGAAGGGGACCCGCGCGGGCGCCGAGCGGTTCACAGCGATGGCCGGGTCACCCGAGGAGTTCGACGTGGACTGA